One segment of Mesoplodon densirostris isolate mMesDen1 chromosome 6, mMesDen1 primary haplotype, whole genome shotgun sequence DNA contains the following:
- the LOC132492812 gene encoding uncharacterized protein LOC132492812 isoform X2, producing MYEAAAASATKKSPSGISPPTPSNPTTDDRGRQHLWKEGAVLLIPDDANQSRKNQGEFVRMPFPALTHEGQLAWRPQVCSARTRPSGEERESTAELGSWLYNLAVCPGLRTRRLSGHGSRTQPLRGMRDPPRPGHEPVSPASAGGLSTTAPPGKPHSFARASCEHPESTSAEVTGSLWSRNPMPCVSFITSLPCKLAQPTWQTNHLVKWRNPRTSRRGLPPGSCPSPSRDSWRREDGRVELTDRGR from the exons ATGTACGAGGCAGCTGCAGCCTCCGCAACGAAAAAGAGTCCCAGCGGGATCTCGCCTCCCACCCCGTCGAACCCGACGACAGATGACCGCGGTCGGCAGCACCTTTGGAAGGAAGGGGCAGTTCTGCTCATTCCTGATGATGCTAACCAGTCGAGAAAGAACCAAGGAGAGTTTGTAAG AATGCCTTTTCCAGCCCTTACTCATGAAGGACAGTTGGCATGGCGGCCACAGGTGTGCAGTGCACGAACCAGGCCATctggggaggaaagagagagcaCGGCTGAGTTGGGATCCTGGCTCTACAACTTGGCAGTGTGCCCTGG gctccggacgcgcaggctcagcggccatggctcacggacccagccactccgcggcatgcgggatcctcccagaccggggcatgaacccgtgtcccctgcatcggcaggcggactctcaaccactgcgccaccagggaagccccacag CTTCGCGAGGGCTTCCTGTGAGCATCCAGAGAGCACAAGCGCGGAAGTCACCGGGAGTTTATGGAGCAGGAACCCGATGCCGTGTGTTTCATTCATAACCAGCCTGCCATGTAAATTAGCACAACCCACCTG GCAAACCAACCATCTTGTGAAGTGGAGGAACCCCAGAACCTCACGCCGTGGTCTTCCACCAGGAAGCTGCCCGTCTCCATCTCGAGATTCATGGAGGCGGGAGGATGGGAGGGTTGAGCTCACAGACCGAGGGAGGTAA
- the LOC132492812 gene encoding uncharacterized protein LOC132492812 isoform X1: MYEAAAASATKKSPSGISPPTPSNPTTDDRGRQHLWKEGAVLLIPDDANQSRKNQGEFVRMPFPALTHEGQLAWRPQVCSARTRPSGEERESTAELGSWLYNLAVCPGLRTRRLSGHGSRTQPLRGMRDPPRPGHEPVSPASAGGLSTTAPPGKPHSFARASCEHPESTSAEVTGSLWSRNPMPCVSFITSLPCKPTIL; the protein is encoded by the exons ATGTACGAGGCAGCTGCAGCCTCCGCAACGAAAAAGAGTCCCAGCGGGATCTCGCCTCCCACCCCGTCGAACCCGACGACAGATGACCGCGGTCGGCAGCACCTTTGGAAGGAAGGGGCAGTTCTGCTCATTCCTGATGATGCTAACCAGTCGAGAAAGAACCAAGGAGAGTTTGTAAG AATGCCTTTTCCAGCCCTTACTCATGAAGGACAGTTGGCATGGCGGCCACAGGTGTGCAGTGCACGAACCAGGCCATctggggaggaaagagagagcaCGGCTGAGTTGGGATCCTGGCTCTACAACTTGGCAGTGTGCCCTGG gctccggacgcgcaggctcagcggccatggctcacggacccagccactccgcggcatgcgggatcctcccagaccggggcatgaacccgtgtcccctgcatcggcaggcggactctcaaccactgcgccaccagggaagccccacag CTTCGCGAGGGCTTCCTGTGAGCATCCAGAGAGCACAAGCGCGGAAGTCACCGGGAGTTTATGGAGCAGGAACCCGATGCCGTGTGTTTCATTCATAACCAGCCTGCCAT GCAAACCAACCATCTTGTGA